In Calypte anna isolate BGI_N300 chromosome Z, bCalAnn1_v1.p, whole genome shotgun sequence, the following are encoded in one genomic region:
- the TNFAIP8 gene encoding tumor necrosis factor alpha-induced protein 8 isoform X1, which produces MSLEADDPKEVATDVFNSKSLAIQAQKKILGKMVSKSIATTLIDDTSSDVLDELYRVTKEYTQNKKEAEKIIKNLIKIVLKLAILYRNNQFNQDEIALMEKFKKKVHQLAKTVVSFHQVDYTFDRNFLSKLLNDCRELLHEIIQRHLTAKSHGRVNNVFDHFSDCEFLAALYNPFGPFKLHLQKLCDGVNKMLDEGNI; this is translated from the coding sequence tGGCCACAGATGTATTCAACTCGAAAAGTCTGGCCATTCAGGCACAGAAGAAGATCCTTGGAAAAATGGTGTCCAAATCTATTGCAACCACTTTGATTGATGATACAAGCAGTGATGTTTTAGATGAGCTCTACAGAGTGACCAAGGaatatacacaaaataaaaaggaagcagagaaaataatcaaaaatctcattaaaataGTCCTCAAATTGGCAATTCTCTACAGGAACAACCAGTTCAATCAGGATGAAATAGCACTGATGGAGAAATTCAAGAAGAAAGTTCATCAGCTGGCTAAGACCGTGGTCAGTTTCCATCAGGTGGATTATACCTTCGACAGGAATTTTTTGTCCAAATTGTTAAATGATTGTAGAGAGCTTCTTCATGAAATCATTCAGCGTCACCTAACTGCAAAGTCACATGGACGTGTCAACAATGTCTTTGATCACTTCTCTGATTGTGAATTTTTGGCTGCCTTGTACAATCCCTTTGGACCTTTTAAACTCCATTTGCAGAAACTTTGTGATGGTGTCAACAAAATGCTAGATGAGGGGAACATATAA
- the TNFAIP8 gene encoding tumor necrosis factor alpha-induced protein 8 isoform X3 — protein sequence MATDVFNSKSLAIQAQKKILGKMVSKSIATTLIDDTSSDVLDELYRVTKEYTQNKKEAEKIIKNLIKIVLKLAILYRNNQFNQDEIALMEKFKKKVHQLAKTVVSFHQVDYTFDRNFLSKLLNDCRELLHEIIQRHLTAKSHGRVNNVFDHFSDCEFLAALYNPFGPFKLHLQKLCDGVNKMLDEGNI from the coding sequence tGGCCACAGATGTATTCAACTCGAAAAGTCTGGCCATTCAGGCACAGAAGAAGATCCTTGGAAAAATGGTGTCCAAATCTATTGCAACCACTTTGATTGATGATACAAGCAGTGATGTTTTAGATGAGCTCTACAGAGTGACCAAGGaatatacacaaaataaaaaggaagcagagaaaataatcaaaaatctcattaaaataGTCCTCAAATTGGCAATTCTCTACAGGAACAACCAGTTCAATCAGGATGAAATAGCACTGATGGAGAAATTCAAGAAGAAAGTTCATCAGCTGGCTAAGACCGTGGTCAGTTTCCATCAGGTGGATTATACCTTCGACAGGAATTTTTTGTCCAAATTGTTAAATGATTGTAGAGAGCTTCTTCATGAAATCATTCAGCGTCACCTAACTGCAAAGTCACATGGACGTGTCAACAATGTCTTTGATCACTTCTCTGATTGTGAATTTTTGGCTGCCTTGTACAATCCCTTTGGACCTTTTAAACTCCATTTGCAGAAACTTTGTGATGGTGTCAACAAAATGCTAGATGAGGGGAACATATAA
- the TNFAIP8 gene encoding tumor necrosis factor alpha-induced protein 8 isoform X4 translates to MATDVFNSKSLAIQAQKKILGKMVSKSIATTLIDDTSSDVLDELYRVTKEYTQNKKEAEKIIKNLIKIVLKLAILYRNNQFNQDEIALMEKFKKKVHQLAKTVVSFHQVDYTFDRNFLSKLLNDCRELLHEIIQRHLTAKSHGRVNNVFDHFSDCEFLAALYNPFGPFKLHLQKLCDGVNKMLDEGNI, encoded by the exons A tGGCCACAGATGTATTCAACTCGAAAAGTCTGGCCATTCAGGCACAGAAGAAGATCCTTGGAAAAATGGTGTCCAAATCTATTGCAACCACTTTGATTGATGATACAAGCAGTGATGTTTTAGATGAGCTCTACAGAGTGACCAAGGaatatacacaaaataaaaaggaagcagagaaaataatcaaaaatctcattaaaataGTCCTCAAATTGGCAATTCTCTACAGGAACAACCAGTTCAATCAGGATGAAATAGCACTGATGGAGAAATTCAAGAAGAAAGTTCATCAGCTGGCTAAGACCGTGGTCAGTTTCCATCAGGTGGATTATACCTTCGACAGGAATTTTTTGTCCAAATTGTTAAATGATTGTAGAGAGCTTCTTCATGAAATCATTCAGCGTCACCTAACTGCAAAGTCACATGGACGTGTCAACAATGTCTTTGATCACTTCTCTGATTGTGAATTTTTGGCTGCCTTGTACAATCCCTTTGGACCTTTTAAACTCCATTTGCAGAAACTTTGTGATGGTGTCAACAAAATGCTAGATGAGGGGAACATATAA
- the TNFAIP8 gene encoding tumor necrosis factor alpha-induced protein 8 isoform X5, whose amino-acid sequence MVSKSIATTLIDDTSSDVLDELYRVTKEYTQNKKEAEKIIKNLIKIVLKLAILYRNNQFNQDEIALMEKFKKKVHQLAKTVVSFHQVDYTFDRNFLSKLLNDCRELLHEIIQRHLTAKSHGRVNNVFDHFSDCEFLAALYNPFGPFKLHLQKLCDGVNKMLDEGNI is encoded by the coding sequence ATGGTGTCCAAATCTATTGCAACCACTTTGATTGATGATACAAGCAGTGATGTTTTAGATGAGCTCTACAGAGTGACCAAGGaatatacacaaaataaaaaggaagcagagaaaataatcaaaaatctcattaaaataGTCCTCAAATTGGCAATTCTCTACAGGAACAACCAGTTCAATCAGGATGAAATAGCACTGATGGAGAAATTCAAGAAGAAAGTTCATCAGCTGGCTAAGACCGTGGTCAGTTTCCATCAGGTGGATTATACCTTCGACAGGAATTTTTTGTCCAAATTGTTAAATGATTGTAGAGAGCTTCTTCATGAAATCATTCAGCGTCACCTAACTGCAAAGTCACATGGACGTGTCAACAATGTCTTTGATCACTTCTCTGATTGTGAATTTTTGGCTGCCTTGTACAATCCCTTTGGACCTTTTAAACTCCATTTGCAGAAACTTTGTGATGGTGTCAACAAAATGCTAGATGAGGGGAACATATAA